A part of Papilio machaon chromosome 21, ilPapMach1.1, whole genome shotgun sequence genomic DNA contains:
- the LOC106713007 gene encoding 39S ribosomal protein L18, mitochondrial has product MFSSKNHSIVSHLVRFSSSFPEFVNRNPRNLEKLRIARKPDGYHLEKPGRKYWHKLVLTRSNRTVTAQVIHFMNGPIVEAKTSEWALRKQLYSITDTSAYLNLGRVFAQRCLESGITEMYCDINPAKGGKVEKFLNEVVHGGVKLEEPDVYKKPNPWDMHRPEKPWEVTEE; this is encoded by the exons ATGTTCTCATCGAAGAACCATAGTATTGTAAGTCACCTGGTTAGATTTTCATCATCGTTTCCAgaatttgtaaatagaaatCCAAGGAATCTAGAAAAACTTCGAATAGCCCGCAAACCAGATGGTTACCATTTAGAAAAACCTGGACGCAAATACTGGCACAA GTTAGTATTGACAAGGAGTAACAGGACAGTTACAGCACAAGTTATTCATTTTATGAATGGGCCTATTGTTGAGGCGAAGACCTCTGAATGGGCCTTAAGGAAACAACTGTACAGTATCACAGACACATCTGCATACTTAAATTTAGGCAGAGTTTTTGCACAAAGATGTTTGGAATCTGGCATCACCGAAATGTATTGTGATATAAATCCTGCTAAAGGTGGAAAAGTTGAAAAGTTTTTGAATGAAGTAGTTCATGGTGGTGTTAAACTGGAGGAGCCTGATGTGTATAAGAAACCTAATCCTTGGGATATGCACAGACCAGAAAAACCATGGGAAGTGACTGAGGAATAA
- the LOC106713012 gene encoding TBC1 domain family member whacked — MSLQKSVKSAEDRGEQADNASICSSVTTQPDRHGFFGGAQYSPEPKRTVSPSTILKREQKWLRMLDNWEAFMSRNYKKVRERCRKGIPASVRPKAWLYLCGGQLLLDKHPHDYEELLRAPGDPKCMDDIRKDLHRQFPYHEMFIREEGLGQQELFSVLKAYSVLNPKVGYFQAQAPVAAFLLMHMPAVQAFWCLVSISDKYLSGYYNPGLEVLQRDGDILHALLRRTAPAVHRHLLRHKVEPVLYATEWFLCALTRTLPWDSLLRVWDCFLCEGVKVLFKAALVILAGTLGPARARRRAHGLCETLELLRHPPPAVLAEDYLLQHMQRLALTEDDFEFEHQRQTARRRALHDRSGS; from the exons ATGTCGTTACAGAAGAGCGTGAAGAGTGCGGAGGACCGCGGCGAACAAGCAGACAACGCATCGATATGCTCCTCAGTGACCACGCAGCCCGATAGACATGGATTTTTTGGAGGTGCTCAGTACAGTCCAGAACC CAAGCGGACCGTATCCCCGAGCACGATCCTGAAGCGCGAGCAGAAGTGGCTGCGCATGCTCGACAACTGGGAGGCCTTCATGAGCAGGAACTACAAGAAGGTGCGCGAGCGCTGTAGGAAAG GCATCCCGGCGTCGGTGCGGCCCAAGGCGTGGCTGTACCTGTGCGGCGGGCAGCTGCTGCTCGACAAACACCCGCACGACTACGAGGAGCTGCTGCGCGCGCCCGGAGACCCCAAGTGCATGGACGACATCCGCAAGGACCTGCACCGCCAGTTCCCCTACCATGAGATGTTCATCCGCGAGGAGGGCCTCGG GCAGCAGGAGCTGTTCTCGGTGCTGAAGGCGTACTCGGTGCTGAACCCCAAGGTGGGGTACTTCCAGGCGCAGGCGCCGGTCGCCGCCTTCCTGCTGATGCACATGCCCGCCGTGCAGGCTTTCTGGTGCCTGGTGAGCATCAGCGACAAGTACCTCAGCGGCTACTACAACCCCGGGTTGGAGGTGCTGCAGCGCGACGGCGACATCCTGCACGCGCTGCTGCGCCGCACCGCGCCCGCCGTGCACCGCCACCTGCTGCGCCACAAGGTGGAGCCCGTGCTCTACGCCACCGAGTGGTTCCTGTGCGCGCTCACGCGCACGCTGCCCTGGGACAGCCTGCTGCGGGTCTGGGACTGCTTCCTCTGCGAGGGCGTCAAGGTGCTCTTCAAGGCGGCCCTCGTCATCCTGGCGGGCACGCTGGGCCCCGCGCGCGCGCGTCGCCGCGCCCACGGCCTCTGCGAGACGCTCGAGCTGCTGCGTCacccgccgcccgccgtgcTGGCCGAGGACTACCTGCTGCAGCACATGCAGCGTCTCGCCCTCACCGAGGACGACTTCGAGTTTGAGCACCAGCGACAGACAGCTCGCCGCCGCGCCCTGCACGACCGCAG CGGCAGCTGA
- the LOC106712950 gene encoding probable protein phosphatase 2C 20, with product MPPSIGVNLRVTGHCSQGGRKYMEDLFSVAYQQTEDERDLEYAFFGIYDGHGGSEAAAFAKEHLMDSIVKQRQFWSDNDEDVLKAIRNGYMLTHLNMWKELEKWPKTVTGLPSTAGTTASVAFIRRGKIYIGHVGDSAIVLGYQKEGCEEWAAKPLTSDHKPESSAEIERIQRCGGKVITKAGVPRVVWNRPRLGHKGPIKKNTPMDEIPFLAVARSLGDLWSYNPQNDEFIVSPDPDVGVLTIDPAKFRCLIFGTDGLWNMMSAEGAVALVQATERHNEAALLGAAGPPRDWLNPSKSLVDHALERWSNTRMRADNTSVVTLMLDPPGPPRATVLRSRTGAAHRPHLAAPSLAHPQGSPPPHPPPASASASASAAPAAPATHDAPATPATPATPATPPNGDGDSRQVPQNGLTIMTRYSEVDKPASTPDAADKTPLPPCATLDGRFSVPSREETPREDVEDAITNYGNPAESYFMARLLNRSRVVNTLSEVYEEIVNRQTSDRSEAPEAPPATALPEAAGNDAAPPASDRRVDAVPEPPPATTSPVRPEPDGGIQINEVSSSSPTDAPRPRGRKPRGDARREVVPNDRVLRSHPHHEPDAPGRPHTRQTRGKNIERVVILTRRPPPKAERGDRSPAVEARGVGRRAADPGEEEARRTRSQFASGNCARAPGPARRAAAARGAHYKENLCGRTRARTAPAPRQRARRAPSDEVHSTTGWARALRSRNDGEPHAAVGPQPPSSAPTAPPAKRARCEAVTPAAASAGKRAGPWPTLTLRNRLRRRLAK from the exons ATGCCACCATCGATTGGTGTTAATTTACGTGTGACTGGACACTGCAGTCAAGGCGGGAGAAAGTATATGGAAGATTTGTTTTCCGTTGCCTATCAACAAACGGAAGACGAAAGGGACTTGGAGTACGCTTTCTTCGGTATATACGATGGCCATGGAGGAAGCGAAGCTGCAGCCTTTGCAAAGGAACATTTAATGGATTCTATTGTGAAACAACGGCAATTCTGGTCGGACAACGACGAAGACGTCCTAAAAGCCATTCGTAATGGTTACATGTTGACCCACTTGAACATGTGGAAAGAACTAG aaaaatgGCCCAAAACTGTGACGGGGCTGCCAAGCACGGCGGGGACCACAGCCAGCGTGGCGTTCATCCGCCGGGGAAAGATATACATAGGGCATGTGGGTGACTCCGCAATAGTGCTGGGATATCAGAAAGAGG GTTGTGAAGAGTGGGCGGCAAAACCGCTAACATCAGATCATAAACCAGAATCGAGTGCAGAAATAGAAAGGATTCAAAGATGCGGGGGCAAGGTGATCACCAAGGCGGGTGTGCCGCGCGTCGTATGGAACAGACCCCGCCTCGGGCACAAGGGACCAATCAAGAAGAATACTCCTATGGACGAGATACCATTCTTAGCTGTGGCAAGGTCACTTGGCGACCTTTGGAGCTACAACCCACAAAACGATGAATTCATCGTCAGTCCTGACCCGGATGTGGGAGTGTTGACCATAGACCCGGCCAAGTTCAG ATGTTTAATATTTGGTACGGACGGGTTGTGGAACATGATGTCTGCGGAGGGTGCGGTGGCGCTGGTGCAGGCGACGGAGCGACACAACGAGGCCGCGCTGCTGGGCGCCGCCGGGCCCCCGCGCGACTGGCTCAACCCCTCCAAGAGCCTCGTCGACCACGCTCTCGAGAG ATGGTCCAATACGCGAATGAGGGCAGACAATACGTCAGTGGTGACCTTGATGCTGGACCCTCCGGGCCCGCCGCGCGCCACCGTGTTGCGCTCGCGCACCGGCGCCGCGCACCGCCCGCACCTCGCCGCGCCATCCCTCGCGCACCCGCAAGGCTCGCCGCCTCCGCATCCACcgcccgcctccgcctccgcctccgcctccgctgCACCCGCTGCTCCCGCCACGCACGATGCACCCGCAACACCCGCAACACCCGCAACGCCCGCCACACCTCCAAACGGCGACGGCGACTCGCGTCAAGTGCCACAGAATGGCCTCACCATCATGACGCGGTACTCCGAAGTCGACAAGCCTGCGTCGACGCCGGACGCCGCAGACAAGACACCGTTGCCTCCGTGTGCCACCCTAGACGGTCGCTTCTCTGTACCCAGCCGGGAGGAGACGCCGCGCGAGGATGTCGAAGACGCGATCACTAATTATGGGAATCCGGCGGAATCTTACTTCATGGCGCGGCTGTTAAATCGAAGTCGCGTCGTCAACACTCTGTCGGAGGTGTACGAGGAGATCGTGAACAGACAGACGTCGGACCGCTCGGAGGCCCCCGAGGCGCCGCCCGCCACCGCGCTGCCCGAGGCGGCGGGGAATGACGCCGCCCCTCCTGCGTCAGACCGCCGCGTCGATGCGGTCCCCGAGCCGCCCCCCGCGACCACCTCGCCCGTCCGCCCGGAACCCGACGGCGGCATCCAGATCAACGAAGTGTCGTCTAGTTCGCCCACCGACGCCCCGAGACCTCGCGGCCGCAAGCCGAGGGGCGACGCGAGGCGCGAAGTCGTCCCCAACGACCGAGTCCTGCGCTCGCACCCCCACCACGAGCCCGACGCCCCCGGTCGGCCGCACACTCGCCAAACTCGCGGCAAGAACATCGAGCGCGTCGTCATCCTGACGCGACGTCCGCCCCCCAAGGCCGAGCGCGGGGATCGCTCCCCTGCGGTGGAGGCCCGGGGCGTCGGGCGCCGCGCGGCGGACCCCGGCGAGGAGGAGGCGCGCCGGACGCGTTCGCAGTTCGCTTCGGGAAACTGCGCGCGCGCCCCGGGGCCGGCGCGGCGTGCCGCGGCGGCGCGCGGGGCGCACTACAAGGAGAACCTGTGCGGGAGGACGCGCGCACGcaccgcgcccgcgccgcgccaGCGCGCTCGCCGCGCCCCTAGCGACGAGGTGCACTCCACGACGGGGTGGGCGCGCGCTCTGCGTTCTCGCAACGACGGGGAACCGCACGCCGCTGTGGGCCCGCAGCCGCCCAGCAGCGCGCCCACAGCGCCCCCGGCGAAGCGCGCGCGCTGCGAGGCGGTGACGCCGGCGGCGGCGAGCGCGGGCAAGCGGGCGGGGCCGTGGCCGACGCTAACGTTACGAAACCGCTTACGTCGCCGCCTCGCCAAATAG